Proteins from a genomic interval of Symmachiella macrocystis:
- a CDS encoding acyl-CoA dehydrogenase family protein, which produces MASNSPPTTQPIEPLLKRLAETTGELDQQQIWPSQQLSWLDEAGVLGWTVPRAYGGSEISAAELVAGYEQLAAACLTTTFVLTQRNGAIQRIAGSANECVRDTLLPGLVHADIFATVGISHLTTSRQHVAKPVVSVRESAAGFVFEGFMPWVTGARAADYIVSGGTLDDGRQVLAAIKTDHPGVQPQDPVSLMALSATQTGAVKLNDVEVPRDMLIAGPVEQVMKQTSGGAGSFTTSALALGVTNAAVTSLAQEASLRPDLTEVHEQFAVSATQLAEDLHAATRGEAGAEHTAESLRRRANSLALRSTQAVLTATKGAGYVSGHPAERAVREAMFFLVWSCPQPVAAAALKEFACTMDG; this is translated from the coding sequence ATGGCATCCAACTCCCCGCCCACAACACAACCGATCGAGCCATTGCTCAAACGGCTCGCCGAAACCACCGGCGAGCTCGACCAACAACAAATCTGGCCCAGCCAGCAATTGAGCTGGCTGGACGAGGCGGGCGTCTTGGGTTGGACGGTCCCCCGCGCCTATGGCGGATCCGAAATCTCCGCTGCCGAATTGGTCGCAGGTTACGAGCAACTCGCCGCAGCTTGCCTCACGACCACCTTTGTCCTCACACAGCGCAACGGCGCCATCCAACGTATCGCCGGCTCCGCCAACGAATGCGTACGGGACACGCTCTTGCCCGGCTTGGTTCACGCCGACATCTTTGCGACGGTGGGCATCTCGCACCTGACCACCTCCCGGCAACATGTCGCCAAACCAGTGGTCTCGGTTCGCGAATCCGCTGCCGGTTTCGTCTTCGAGGGATTCATGCCTTGGGTCACCGGTGCCCGGGCGGCGGACTACATTGTCAGCGGCGGCACGCTGGACGACGGACGACAAGTCCTGGCTGCGATCAAAACCGATCACCCCGGCGTCCAGCCGCAAGACCCCGTCAGTTTGATGGCGCTCTCCGCCACACAAACCGGCGCTGTGAAGCTCAACGATGTCGAAGTCCCTCGCGACATGTTGATCGCCGGGCCCGTCGAACAGGTAATGAAACAAACCTCCGGCGGCGCCGGTTCGTTCACCACCTCCGCATTGGCGCTGGGCGTGACAAATGCCGCTGTCACCTCTCTCGCTCAAGAAGCTTCGCTGCGCCCCGACCTCACCGAAGTCCACGAGCAATTCGCCGTGTCCGCCACACAGTTGGCCGAGGACCTACACGCCGCCACGCGCGGCGAAGCCGGTGCCGAACACACTGCCGAATCGCTCCGCCGCCGCGCAAACTCACTCGCACTGCGCAGCACGCAAGCAGTCCTCACGGCGACAAAAGGAGCCGGTTACGTTTCCGGCCATCCCGCCGAGCGCGCCGTCCGCGAAGCCATGTTCTTCCTCGTCTGGTCCTGCCCCCAACCCGTAGCCGCCGCCGCCCTCAAAGAATTCGCCTGCACAATGGACGGGTAA
- the ilvN gene encoding acetolactate synthase small subunit, which produces MRHVLSALVMNQPGVLAHISGMLASRAFNIDSLAVGETENPEFSRITFVVAGDDRVLDQARKQLEKIVTVVKVLDVSQEEYVERDLMLIKVKTENGTRSDVKELTEIFRGSIVGVGPDHVMIEISGQEKKLVAFVEVMRPYGIIELVRTGRIALTRGAESAVGK; this is translated from the coding sequence ATGCGACACGTTCTCTCGGCGTTGGTGATGAACCAACCCGGGGTCTTGGCCCACATTTCCGGTATGTTGGCGTCCCGCGCCTTTAATATCGACAGCCTGGCTGTTGGTGAAACTGAGAACCCCGAGTTTTCGCGGATTACTTTCGTAGTAGCCGGCGATGATCGGGTACTCGATCAAGCACGTAAACAACTGGAAAAAATCGTTACCGTGGTCAAGGTACTGGATGTATCGCAAGAAGAATACGTCGAACGCGACTTGATGTTGATCAAAGTCAAAACGGAAAACGGGACGCGGAGCGACGTCAAGGAATTGACCGAAATTTTCCGGGGAAGCATCGTCGGTGTGGGGCCGGATCATGTGATGATCGAAATTTCCGGCCAAGAGAAAAAACTGGTAGCGTTCGTCGAAGTGATGCGACCATATGGCATCATCGAACTCGTCCGCACCGGACGGATCGCCCTGACCCGCGGGGCGGAGAGTGCGGTTGGGAAATAA
- the ilvC gene encoding ketol-acid reductoisomerase, which produces MAAKIYYDDDADLALLKDKTIAILGYGSQGHAQAQNLRDSGLNVIIGQRKGSANYDLAVKHGFEPVSIAEATKQGDLVNILLPDEVQGDLYHSEIKPNLSPGNLLLCSHGFNIHFGQVVPPEGVDSALVAPKGPGHLVRYEYEKGGGVPSLIALGDGASDSSRQLALAYAKGIGGGRAGIIETTFEEETETDLFGEQVVLCGGVSALVSAGFETLVEAGYQPEMAYFECMHELKLIVDLMYQGGLSYMRYSISNTAEFGDYTRGPRIVTEETKQEMKKILKEIQDGEFAKEWILENKANCATFLAKRRRGQTSEVETVGKQLRSMMSWIDAK; this is translated from the coding sequence ATGGCCGCGAAGATTTATTATGATGACGATGCCGATTTGGCATTACTCAAAGACAAAACCATTGCCATTCTGGGCTACGGAAGCCAGGGGCATGCCCAGGCACAGAACCTGCGTGACAGCGGGTTGAATGTGATCATCGGACAGCGTAAGGGCTCGGCCAATTACGACTTGGCTGTGAAGCATGGCTTTGAGCCGGTCTCGATCGCCGAAGCGACCAAACAGGGCGATTTGGTGAATATCCTGCTGCCGGATGAAGTGCAAGGCGATTTGTATCATAGTGAGATCAAACCGAATCTCTCGCCGGGCAACTTGCTGCTTTGCTCGCACGGTTTCAACATTCACTTCGGCCAAGTTGTGCCCCCCGAAGGTGTGGACAGCGCCTTGGTGGCTCCCAAGGGACCGGGCCACTTGGTGCGGTACGAATACGAAAAGGGCGGCGGTGTGCCGAGCTTGATCGCTTTGGGCGACGGCGCGTCGGACAGTTCGCGGCAATTGGCGTTGGCCTATGCCAAGGGAATCGGCGGCGGCCGTGCGGGAATCATTGAAACGACGTTCGAAGAAGAGACCGAAACGGATCTGTTCGGCGAACAAGTCGTGCTGTGCGGCGGCGTGAGCGCGCTGGTCAGCGCGGGCTTCGAAACGTTGGTCGAAGCGGGTTATCAGCCGGAGATGGCGTACTTCGAATGCATGCACGAACTGAAATTGATCGTGGATTTGATGTACCAAGGTGGCCTGAGCTACATGCGGTACAGTATCTCCAACACGGCTGAATTCGGCGACTACACCCGCGGACCGCGGATCGTCACCGAAGAGACCAAACAGGAAATGAAGAAGATTCTCAAGGAGATCCAGGACGGCGAATTCGCCAAGGAATGGATTTTGGAGAACAAAGCCAACTGTGCGACGTTCCTAGCGAAACGACGTCGGGGTCAAACCTCGGAAGTCGAAACGGTCGGCAAGCAGTTGCGGAGCATGATGAGTTGGATCGACGCGAAGTAA
- the lpxK gene encoding tetraacyldisaccharide 4'-kinase, which translates to MNEKSFRDLISGQTRGAAATLARGGLRLLSPFYGCGVRLRNAGFHCGLHTIHRAPVPVVSIGNLTTGGTGKTPFAAYLAHWFREHDRQVCFLSRGYRAESGQVNDEARVLEQLCPNVPHLQNPNRVASAQTAVAQFDSEILILDDGFQHRRLHRDLDIALIDAVNPWGYGYLLPRGLLREPRTGLRRADVVVITRVDQVDEDRLAAIRRQIAQYTRAEPVEISFPPVRLINAAGQTAEINSLHGLPLAVFCGIGNPTAFQAAIETLGLTIAAFREFPDHHPYGNDDVTQLKRWAADTNAAAALVTQKDLVKLNMTELNGVPLWALEIGCKINRGEETLSAALTRLTQSSTASDSAEA; encoded by the coding sequence GTGAATGAAAAATCCTTCCGCGACCTGATCTCCGGACAAACGCGAGGAGCGGCCGCTACGCTGGCGCGCGGCGGCCTGCGACTGCTCTCACCGTTCTATGGCTGCGGCGTTAGACTTCGCAACGCGGGCTTCCATTGCGGCCTGCACACGATTCATCGCGCCCCCGTTCCAGTGGTCAGCATCGGCAACCTCACCACCGGCGGCACCGGCAAGACCCCCTTCGCTGCTTACCTCGCCCATTGGTTTCGCGAACACGACCGGCAGGTTTGCTTCCTCAGCCGCGGTTACCGCGCCGAATCGGGGCAGGTCAACGACGAAGCCCGCGTGCTCGAGCAACTCTGCCCTAATGTCCCCCACCTACAAAACCCCAACCGCGTCGCCTCCGCACAGACAGCCGTCGCTCAGTTCGATTCAGAAATACTCATTTTAGACGACGGATTCCAGCACCGCCGCCTACACCGAGATCTGGACATCGCCTTAATCGATGCCGTCAATCCCTGGGGCTATGGCTATCTCTTGCCGCGCGGTTTGCTGCGAGAACCACGCACCGGTTTGCGCCGCGCTGACGTCGTTGTCATCACCCGCGTCGATCAAGTCGACGAAGACCGTCTCGCTGCCATACGCCGACAAATTGCCCAATACACTCGTGCTGAACCGGTCGAAATCTCGTTCCCTCCGGTGCGGCTAATCAACGCTGCCGGCCAAACGGCTGAAATCAATTCGCTGCACGGACTACCGTTGGCAGTCTTCTGCGGGATCGGCAACCCCACCGCTTTTCAAGCAGCCATCGAAACCCTCGGTTTGACAATCGCCGCGTTTCGCGAATTCCCCGACCATCACCCCTATGGCAACGACGACGTCACACAACTCAAACGTTGGGCCGCAGACACGAACGCAGCAGCCGCGCTCGTCACGCAAAAAGACCTCGTCAAACTGAACATGACCGAATTAAATGGCGTTCCCCTGTGGGCCTTGGAAATCGGCTGCAAAATCAATCGCGGCGAAGAGACGCTCTCAGCGGCGCTGACCCGCCTCACTCAATCATCCACAGCCTCCGACTCTGCGGAAGCATAA
- a CDS encoding isocitrate/isopropylmalate dehydrogenase family protein, with amino-acid sequence MYKVTLIPGDGVGPEIAEATRKCVDATGVKIDWDFQECGIEVIEAEGKVPDRVMESIRANKIALKAPITTPIGKGFRSVNVFLRQELGLYACVRPCKTYKGVRTYFEDSNVDLVLVRENTEDLYAGVEFQAGEERTAQLIAKINEAATGRTIDTGSDTTGVSIKPISIEGTRRIADYAFQYAVDNKRKIVSSVCKANIMKFTDGLWYDETRAVALAYGAKFEWPDLAEGVQPDPALVGKVSDTNGEIEYNERLIDNMCMQLVQKPELYDVIVTENLYGDILSDLCAGLVGGLGVAPGANIGTEAAMFEATHGSAPKYKGQNKVNPVALILSGKMMLNHIGEHEAAAKLDNAVAEVIAEGKEVTYDMKPDRNDPTAVGTQEMAEAICRRM; translated from the coding sequence ATGTACAAGGTGACGTTGATTCCCGGAGACGGGGTAGGTCCTGAAATTGCCGAAGCCACGCGAAAATGCGTCGATGCCACCGGCGTGAAAATTGATTGGGATTTCCAGGAGTGCGGGATTGAAGTCATCGAAGCCGAGGGCAAAGTCCCCGACCGCGTGATGGAATCGATCCGCGCCAACAAAATCGCCCTCAAAGCCCCGATCACGACCCCCATCGGCAAAGGCTTTCGCAGCGTCAACGTTTTCTTGCGACAAGAACTCGGCCTGTACGCCTGCGTCCGCCCCTGCAAAACCTACAAGGGCGTGCGAACCTACTTCGAAGATTCCAACGTCGACCTAGTGCTCGTCCGTGAAAACACCGAAGACCTGTATGCCGGCGTCGAATTCCAAGCTGGTGAGGAACGGACCGCGCAATTGATCGCCAAGATCAACGAAGCCGCCACCGGACGAACAATCGATACCGGCAGCGACACCACCGGCGTGAGCATTAAACCGATCTCTATCGAAGGCACGCGACGGATCGCCGACTACGCTTTCCAATACGCCGTCGACAACAAACGCAAGATCGTCTCGTCGGTCTGTAAAGCCAACATCATGAAATTCACCGATGGGCTGTGGTACGATGAAACCCGTGCGGTGGCGTTGGCCTACGGCGCGAAATTCGAATGGCCCGATTTGGCCGAAGGCGTCCAACCTGACCCCGCTCTTGTCGGTAAAGTCAGCGATACCAATGGCGAAATCGAATACAACGAACGCCTGATTGACAACATGTGCATGCAGTTGGTGCAAAAACCGGAACTCTATGACGTAATCGTCACCGAAAACCTGTACGGCGATATTCTCAGCGACCTGTGTGCCGGACTCGTCGGCGGACTGGGTGTCGCCCCGGGAGCCAACATCGGCACCGAAGCCGCCATGTTCGAAGCCACGCACGGCAGTGCTCCCAAGTACAAAGGCCAAAACAAGGTCAACCCGGTCGCCTTGATCCTCTCCGGCAAAATGATGTTGAACCACATCGGCGAACACGAAGCCGCCGCCAAGTTGGACAACGCTGTCGCCGAAGTCATCGCCGAAGGCAAAGAAGTGACCTACGACATGAAACCCGACCGCAACGACCCCACAGCTGTCGGCACCCAAGAAATGGCCGAAGCCATCTGCCGTCGCATGTAG
- a CDS encoding TIGR01777 family oxidoreductase — protein sequence MKFLVSGASGLVGGAVVQAFLDAGHDVARLVRRRISVSENDYFWDPAAGKLDPAALEGVDVIIHLGGDNIAEGRWTPEKKERIRDSRVDSTRLLAETAAKLEHPPKTFLCASAIGFYGDRGNETLDEGSSPGTGFLPEVCQAWEAACQPARDKGVRVVNLRFGMILSPDGGSLAKMLTPFKMGVGGKIGTGEQYYSWVSLLDVVRAMEFILDVPSLEGPVNIVTPNPVTNLKFTKTLGAVLSRPTVLPMPAFAARLAFGEMADGLLLASARVIPDKLRDAAFTFQHDQLGNCLQALLK from the coding sequence ATGAAATTCTTGGTATCCGGAGCAAGCGGACTTGTGGGAGGAGCGGTTGTTCAGGCATTTCTTGATGCAGGACACGACGTCGCTCGACTCGTCCGCCGCCGCATCTCAGTTTCTGAAAATGATTATTTCTGGGATCCAGCCGCCGGCAAATTAGACCCCGCCGCATTGGAAGGTGTCGACGTAATCATTCACCTCGGCGGCGACAATATTGCTGAAGGACGTTGGACTCCCGAAAAAAAAGAACGCATCCGCGACAGCCGAGTCGATAGCACTCGCTTGCTCGCCGAAACCGCCGCAAAGCTTGAGCATCCGCCCAAGACATTTCTGTGCGCCTCAGCCATTGGCTTCTACGGCGACCGCGGAAACGAGACCCTGGACGAAGGAAGTTCTCCCGGGACCGGATTTTTACCTGAGGTCTGCCAAGCCTGGGAAGCCGCCTGCCAACCCGCACGCGACAAAGGAGTCCGTGTCGTCAACCTCCGCTTTGGTATGATCCTCAGCCCCGATGGCGGATCGCTGGCCAAAATGCTCACGCCATTCAAAATGGGCGTCGGAGGGAAAATCGGCACCGGAGAACAATACTACAGTTGGGTCTCCTTGCTTGACGTGGTCCGAGCGATGGAATTCATTCTCGACGTCCCCAGTTTAGAGGGGCCGGTCAATATCGTGACCCCCAATCCGGTGACCAATTTGAAGTTCACCAAAACACTCGGTGCCGTCCTTTCACGGCCGACCGTACTGCCCATGCCCGCCTTTGCCGCTCGTTTGGCTTTCGGGGAAATGGCCGACGGGTTACTACTGGCCAGTGCCCGCGTGATTCCCGACAAATTGCGCGACGCCGCTTTTACATTTCAACACGATCAGCTCGGCAATTGCCTGCAAGCATTACTCAAATAG